The Crassostrea angulata isolate pt1a10 chromosome 1, ASM2561291v2, whole genome shotgun sequence nucleotide sequence ttgggggggggggggcgcagaTCAGAACTGTTATAACAAACAACAAAGCAGATTTATACTCACTGTATATCCAAATAGTTCATGGTTAATACTGCAGAACATTTGCCTGGAATCCAGAATGTTCAAGCAGTTTTGGGGAGTCTTCAGATGAGGGATACCAGCAACTGGATGCTTAACAAAGGGatattcaaacaaataaatcaGATGTTGAGCCCATTTAAAATAGATCTCTTTGCGAACAGAATGAACACACAACTGGAAAAAGTACATGAGTTGGCGTCCAGACCAATATGCGATGGAAATGGATGCATTCAAGATGCCATAGAACAGCAAAATGGGGTATGTTTTCACTCCATTTTGCCTAATAACGAGGTGTTTGTCTAACGTTCTGAAAGAGAAGTTAAAATTTGTTATGGTAACTCATGGCAGACTCAACCGTACTATCCTCTACTTCTGACCTTGTCAATAGACAACCCAATTCTTTTACCTCCCATGAAATACCTGCTACTGTCACCAGAGGGAGTAGTGCACCCACTTGTCAACAGTCAAACCTTAAAGCTAGTGGCTTGGAAGGTTTCAGGAGACAAAAACAAGCAGCAGGAGTTATAGAGCAAACGTCCGAGCTCTTGGCTGCAGGATGGAGGACAAGGGACTCGGAGAGCTTACAACAAAGGGAGAGAGTGGCATAACTGGTGtcaatcaaaacaaattgatcCATTTCAAACCTCTGTGAAACATGAAGCTGGTTTTCTAGATGTGTTATATTCAAAAGGCTATGAGTGTAGAACAATTAACAGTAACAGATCTGCAATACCTGCATTCCATGTAGGAATTGAAGGCAATAAATTGGTAAACATGACCTTATTTGTTTACTTATGACAGGAATTTCAACAGAAAGGCAACAAGCCTAAGATACATGCAAATGTGGGATGTAAATAAAGTACTCTCACATATCATATTCATGGAAAATAACAAAGATTTGAAACTGAAACTGAAATTTCAGTTAAGCTCTATCTATTATTGGCTCTTGCCCCAGCAAGCAGGTTATCTGAAATTCAcaaatttgatattgaaaacATGAACATCACAGatgatgaaattatatttacttTGAAAGATTTAACAAAGTCGTGGAGAGTGGGACAAAGCCCAATTTCTGTCAAGTTTCCAAAATATGAAGAACACCAAAATAAGGTATCGTATCTTGTACAATAGAATATGtagaaaaaaccaaaattaataGGACAGAAGAGAAACATTTGTTTGTAAGTTAATACAACCACACAGAGCAGTTAAATCTTGTACAATAGCAAATTGGTTGTAAAATCTGTTGACACTGTCAGGAATAGATATTTCAGTTTTCAAACCGCACTCAACCCATTCAACAAGAGGTTCAAGTACAGGGTGTCGCAGAATATCCGATACAATTTGATATTCATTtagattaaataatatttagccAAAACTTGTACATTGTGACTtagataaaaagtaaaatagtttattttttctcacagaAAAGTTTACGAGAAAAATGTGCCTTTCATTCAATTATGATGTCACAAAACTGCATCATATTTCTTTggttgaattgaattttatttaagacgaaTCGGACAAGAGAGCAAACAtctttcggggtttttttttcaaacacagATTCCAGATACAGTTGAACGATTTATGAAATAAGAAACACTGGGATAAAACATCCTAACAAGCAACAGATTCTTTTAATAGAAGATCTGAGAAAAATGGGATCCGTACAGTGGTTGTTGAGATAAATTTTACTCACCCAATAGCCGTTGTCATTGATGAAAAATGACTGTTATACAGAAATAACAGCGGATTGCGCAAAGAGTTTTATGTAAggaaaacatttgcaagtgtaaatatataaagaaaacccATATCTCAAACAAATAACAATGATTCTTGTTAGACGTCCGTCTTCTTAATCACCTTGAGGTGCAAACTTAGGAACCACTAACTCCAATAGTAGATTCACAAGCAGATCCTATAGGTTTgtcaaagttacaaaatcaaatataacagTCCAAGTTTTAAGctgaatcaaaatcaaaaatcaaagatCTGCCTTAACATCATTTTACAGgggattatttaacattttacttatgattgACAGTTccgactagttcggcccatctACGATGATCACGAGTGAACTTTTATTGCTTGAATTCCAGAGTTATGTTTCTTTCTCTGCAACAACAGCAGCAAAATTGTCAGATCTGTCATTCAAAGAGTATTGGGATGTAGGTTTTGAGTCTCCAAGTCTCCCTTAATAGTATGATGCATCGCTTGcgtacaatattaaaaattcataGCTACAGACATTATTTTATACATGGCTTCAAGGTACAAAGGTAAAACAGATAGAACAGGCTTTACATGACTAGCTTGCAGTATCAAGGCTATCGTATAGGACACAGAATCGTCAAATATGACAATTTGTTGATAACTTgtttatactgtaaattccttatattacgcgagtacttaattccgcgatctgCGATTCCGCAGGTTTGTATGGTTCTTAACTCTTAGacaataatggcgagattttaaaatctgcgaagGGTGCTTCTCTCGATTTtgcgcggatattaattcctcgcgtttaaataggaatctatagaatatttttaatttggaaTTTACTGTGCCCGAATTCGGAACCTGATTACATAACCTCATTTAGGACTTGGAGTATTGGGATGCAGGTTTTGAGTCTCCCGCCTGAGTATGATATATTGCTTACGTACAATATTAAAAGGTCATATATAGAGGTATACATGAGTACATGGTTTAAAATGTTACAAAGGTTATATAAAACATGCAGTAACAGACATGCAGTATAGAGTACCACGGCTATCGATGCCGACACAGGATCGCCAAATGTGACAACTTGTTTATAAACTCTTAATTGGGATATTATTGTGCCTTTTGAGaaaatgtatgttattatatgcatgtacatgtggaTCAGGTAGTGAATAAGTAGAATAAGAAGTAGTTACCCAATACAATTGCATTGGTTATGTTGcgatcaggcacgtagcatcgtttttgaaaggggggggggcagactcatccaaaaaaaaatcttgacaagcaaaaaaaaaaaaaaaaaaagggaaaaaggTTACTTTTCAAAATCCTGATATTCCTAGTAATCCTAGTAATAAACAGTGTTCACCgtttattatcaatttaatttttcaatagtcacacaaaagtggggagggggggggggggggagggggcaactccatcttaattcaattttttgtatgtaaatctaagaaaaatctttgctgcgccTAAAAGTAGGGGGTGgggggagcccccccccccccctgctaCGTGCCTGGAGATATACTTTGGACGATTGCATAATTCACGAGGGGCGCAGCCAATAACCAATAACATAACCAATGCAGTTGTATTTGGGAAATCACTTGTACCATAATTAGCTTTCTGCTGTATTTAATTCTTATGGTATTTTACCGAATGGTACTTTTATAATTgtacttttaatttaattaaatgagATCATTTCTTGAATACAGTTGTATtgaactgaaataaaattttaaattgatttcacCTTGCAGTTATTTTTACAGTGTGACATAGTTATTAAGTCGTGGTGCATCTATATGGCTTCAATTTAAATAGAACAGAAACATAACTCCATGTACCTTAAACATGTATTTAGGGATATACcacataattttacaattaaaaaaatgcacCTAGTTATGGTACAATGATACTGAAACAATCCAGGTCAGTTTGAAGCCTGTGCCCCCCGAATATTATCTTGCCACAGTGACTATGCTATCTCGTTTCAAGCGACTGAGTCTGACCAGCacatatgttatattttaatcGTTGGTGTTTATTAATATAAAGCCTAGCTTCAAAAGTTTAAcacatcaaatatatttatcatataaatttaatgcacttgcaaacatataaaaatctttctaaatttttgaatttatagAACAAGCTGTAAAAGTCAATAtggtaaaaaattgttttattaaaaaatatggaTTGTACTTGTTGCTTGCCCAAGCACAACAATATCACACCAAGTTGTAtactaagtaattaattacacattCAGTCGTAtgcttatgtttataatcatatcaTTGGGTACTATTATAAGTTAAGTCTACGCACCCAAAGGTTACGGCCTACTTACGTTTCACCTGTTCGTTCGTGTCCTTAGTACTATCACGATTCTGAATTATTTAGTTATAATGAACCACCACCTAGCAGTCACTTAGTTTGAGGAAACTAGCAACCAATAAGAAATTTCATAACACTGAGAGATTATGCAGCATACGGCTTGTGATTAAGCTTCCTTGAGGCGGGATTCATACGTTGAAAAGTATGACAGCATCTAACCCACAAGTGTCACCGAGGAGTACAACATTGCTGATATGACGCGGGCGATGTATGTTTGCAGTGATCGCATCCAGTTACATAGGCCAGGCCCAACCGTTACCATTTCCCTCTAGTTAATACTCATCCTCAAGTTCGAGTTTTGACTTTAAATTAATGCGCTATTCATATAAGGATTTGAGTTAGGGACTGAGTtgagtgatttgaaaatgttggtgACGGCGAGGCCTGATTATACACTAAGATCTATTCTGTAAACTGTCtgtttggtttgaacatatttttttcatgaaaataaacataACTGGATTGGACAGCAGGCATTGCCTATTTAACCCTTCTCTATTGGGTACAAGGTAGatgaaatcaaatatataatttaatcatataaATTTGACTTTATATATAGagttttttaatacatgaaTGTAAGATAGCATAATACAGCTGTTTATTATGACTGTTCAACATCAAATCCAATAACAATGAATGCGGATCATGCCTTATTTACTAAGTAAATACCATTCTATATTCAGATTCTATTGAACATCACCTTTTGCTTATAACATATATCATTGCGCTGTGTTTGTTTTAGGACCTCTTTTATTTTCATGCCCCCCTTtaaagaagggagggcatattgctttgctatctcggtcggtcggtccaccaacagtttccgctcattttctttgcaaaggatgaacatattgatatgaaatttggtatacaggtcacaggggccaagcccgttttaacattaatttcaatgtaaccattattcttcaggcaaaggggtcatttttctacgtagaataatgaccgggcggtcattattctacgggggtcattattctacgttacACCGGCAAACGCCACGTGGAgagggcataatttaatttttaattttgtttgtaataattatatagaccattatactttctatgacatgaaatgttaagattattgattaactgaaaaatcacatgcaaacagttctaccccaaattgcacataaagtgctgctcatgtgtattatcatatgggaagggatctcatccttcagttatgaaaatcataatttttaaatgtattaccggagtatGGTGGCTTATCACTGCCCCTaatgtgcaagttatttttctatcaaatatgtcgacatgcaagataaatatgttgacatgcaagatagttatgtcaacatgcaacatatctgtgttgacatgcaagaaaattgctatcaaataaaaattttgtaatatctcaaaaaatctaaaatctCGTCCACATGTAACAttcaagatgctagatgctacttatctatgtcgacatgcaactcatttatgttaacatgcaagataaatatattgacatacaacttatttatgttaacatgcaattTCTTTATGTCGACGTGCAACTTATTTATATCAACATGCAACTAAATTATGTTAACGTGGAAGATAAATACGTTGACATACAacatatttatgttgacatgcaacttatgagttgcatgtcaacatatttatctcgcatgtgaACATAATtgagttgcatgttgacataaataagtagctTGTGAACATAACTAAACTGCATGTCACTATATTTACctcgcatgttaacataaataagttgcacgTGAACATAAcaaagttgcatgttgacataaacaagttgcatgtcagcatatttatcttgcatgttaacataaataagttgcatgtcgacataaataagttgcatttagcatcttggatgtcacatgttggcgatatgtgagattttttttataattctcatttgattgcaaatttcttgcatgtcaacatagttatgtttcATGTCGACacaactatcttgcatgtcaacatatttgatagaaaaataacttgcatacAAGGGGCAGATCGAGATATACTACCATACCGGAGCtggcatgtggccttcattttttattaaactggtacaaaacagtgttatttaggggcaaacacttggtaagggtattactgtctaatgacagcatctagttataAAATTATATCTACTCCTTAATTAAAAAGAGTTTCTCTACAAGGTTTCTGGCATCATATTTTTAGCTGCAAAAGCGTACTAAATAACATGtaaatatggctgttccatgtatgtttcatatcacTGACTAAGATGGCTTTACAGCAACGATACACAtatatttcttacaaaaaacatgaatattaatatattagCACTGGATGaccaggctgaagctagcagccactaacagcagccactaagcccATAGAAGCTAGCAGCACTGcgagtactcgaacagaaaattatattaacttaattatcgacatattctaattaatatcaaaatgattaatgctcAATAATTTGTACGAGCATTGACGACTTCTGAAGCAGTTAAGCTCGCCTGGATAAAAGTTATAAATGCGTCTTTGTTGGATAGAAATCAAATACGTCTATACGGGttataagttatgaaaataatgctATCCTGTCTAATTGTAGTCTTATtgatacaaaaagaaaaactatatacattgtataaagtGACATGCAAacgtattatgatataaaagacatgataaattaaagtaaattaaaaggcataaaacgatacaaatacaataaaaaaccCAAGCCAATCCAGTGTGGCAAGATAATTTATTTACTTCGAAGCTGAACATGTgcgtatttcaaaatttattctcTGGCCTTTTCCCTCCCCCAGAAACAACATCGatcgaaaattaaaaagacatcgtACCTTCGAAGAATACAACAATGACAATGAAAAAGGTcgggttagctcacccgaactttgtcatattttagcatttcacaatgatataggggtgaaaGGCGGGTCATTATCTCTGTTATCtatgaagtgtgcatcaaacggataccagggctgtgtaggggacctatggggctattGTTTCtcggtctcaaatttgggctgtaggggtaccacaaAGTGGCTCCCATGGGTTCTGGCTcaatttcaggggtttatatctcacttgagattgaccacaagagCTTGGTAAGACTAGGATTAGGtcgaggacctcaagaggtattaaTAACAAgtcccctacactgccctggtatccgtttgatgcacactttaAAGATAAGGGAGATAATGAACCACTTTttacccctatatcattgtgaaatgctaaaatctGCAAAGTCCGGGTGAGCTAAACCGACCATTTTCATTGTCATTGTTGTATTCTTCAAAGGTTTACGTCAAAACATGACTTAGATAAAATAACCCCTATTTCACCCGATGATTTTCGCCGTTTTTGACTATAATATcgataattaagtaaaatataatttttagttccagtactctcagtactttgattaatttccttattggctgctagcttctacggtTCTTggtggctgctgttagtggtTGCTAGCACTGGATGCCgccggtcctatgacacaccaatgcagtgcagacaaattatcataacgcacGTTACGTACTTGTATAAATAACCGAAAAGGTAATGATGCGGGTACACAGCAGAAAGCGCTAATCATGAAAGGTCTAAGCCGTCACTTGgttttcttttcaatatgtTTCAGTTTAATTGGAGAAACGAGATCAGGTGGCCATGAATGTTACGTAAATTCCGACTGTGGCGCTAATGCCTTTTGTAATAATAACGACTATTGTGAATGCGAGATCGGGTTCTACGACTTTTACCCTCTTACTACAGCTCTGAGCGACGGATGTCTGGGTGAGTATATCAAGTAAAAAGACTAacaaacagacggacggaccaacagacagaaggacaaacataacagagagagagagagagagagagagagagagagaaagagagagagattgaccAATGTATACAATAATGCCATTGTAATGATTAACATACACGTGATCTGTTaattttgagggtttttttttaaaaaagaaggtaTTGGTACTAATTTACATCATCTGATTGATAACTAATTATTGATTAGCGTTATTCATCTTTAtagaaaaatacaaacattAGGCAGGGAAAAAAATGGGACCTCGATTATCTTAGATAGGAAGCGGTGAAACAAGTTTAATTCCTTCTTAGAGCTCGGGGCATGACAAACGATTTATGAAATAGATAATCATTAATCTTACAGGCAACTGTGATGAATTGGGAAGGACCAATCAGTGCGAAGGAATCACCCAGTGTATCCTCACACCACAGGGGTACGGAGAATGTACATGCCCAGAGAATACATTTGGACCACCAAAATGTCGTGGTTACGTAAAACAGAATACGTATTTGCAAAGTATAATCTATCGCGTGTTGTCGAAATCCAGATTCTGATATATTTGtgtcttaattttaattatttaggtGATTGCGAATCCAGTTTACAATGTGGTTTTCATGGCAACTGCGAGGGTGGCAAATGTGTGTGTTTTTCGGAATTTGAAGGAAAATATTGcgatggtaattttttttatgttaaaagtttacctaatttctttccattaaaaaataaaacagcatattttctATATAAGTATTGGAAAGATCATTTAACAAccaatgatatatttttgttatatccGCCTAACTATGAAATTTCAAATACAGTgtacttaaaaataataataaaagataatcgCTTGACATCCATTTGCCTAACTTTGCAGTTAAAACCACCTCAATGAAGCCTAGAAGGAACTTGTACTTGTTGCTGGGAGCCGCTGCGCTTCCCCTGATACTCCTTGTTCCCGCAGCTTTTGCCAGCTCTGTGTCCTCGGGCTAATACGAAAACTTGCCAGTATCATGCATGTAACTGtgaaataaaatatctaaaacgctgtattttgttatatatgaattCATGATGTGAACTGTTTTATGCTGAATTACGACATTGgtcttgttatttatttatttgtttatacattttcatttttttctactgGGATCAGGAATGGATTACAATAATGTCACAAacttatctaaaaaaaaaattattttaaaatgtgtgaAACTGATATGAAAGCaaactacatgtaatgtatttCAGTAAATGAAACCTGGACAGGATTTGAgctaaaatcataaaatttattCCGTATTTTCAGTCTTCAGGGTAAATTATTGACTTGATTGATATCTAGTTACAAGCGAGTTCTGGAGATATTCAGgctttgttattaaaaaaaaaggagaagtcttcttattatttacatgtttttgtGGTTTCGTTTTAAATCAAATcctagtttctttttttttaatcgactGACAACTTCACGCCTGATTGAGTTAATTAGCTAATCAAAATTGACGTCCGAGATTATAAAGGAAAAtttaacccccctccccccgttGTTATTTCATACGGCGCTTTGGTTTTGATTCGAACTATTTAATCAATTAAAGGAATTTAGTTTGAAATGAATCGGactaagatataaaaaaaatataatgctaaatttaaaaaaatatatatataaaaattaaactacCCTTCacttttttgtattaattgTTCTTTtccttacattttaattttaggtttttttttttatgtttgcgTTTtctattaataacaaattttcacCCCTGGTACGATCCACCCATGTCACTGTTCTGTGACAAATTTTAAGTCATACCTGGTTAATGTTTGGTTTACTACTTTCCTCTTGATTGTACATAGTTTGGCAATTATTaagcttttattttaaattaaatttatttttcatggcTCTTAAACGAAACAATACCTTCAAACTTATGGGAAACGAAATAAGAAATGTACCAAAACCATGCATAggaaatcaaattcaaattgataAATCTGCATCCCTtgcaaattttgttaaattaaaaagaatcataaAAACATTCAATACTACCCTATCAAATGACCTAAAAACTACTCAGAAAAGGAAGTCCCTCGGTATGGTATTCCAGTAGAAACAGAACTAGCCTTAATGTGTTGTTACCAAAACCTCGTCCTCTCACTAAAACTTGGCACTCTAGACTCTTCAAGCGCAAAAAGTCAAAAGATGAAGACGAGTCCTAGACCGATCCTACAACTTTCCCAGTTCTGAATGCATCTGAGGTTCCTATCACAGACGTTGAGACGTCACTATCATCTTCAGGTCTTAAGACcgcggaacattaactggcaagattggaaatatacagcgtACGTCAATTTCACTTGttgcagtcaaaacatttgaaatgggtgggaacaaattgacacggacgtctgagaaaacattggattgaaactgtacatttagttataggaaatgtatttttaatccACCTCGGCATTTCTAACTTGctatatacatgttaattaaagcgatcgaaaaacattttatttagtatcagcaaagtaattgaaaaaaaattattttaccaaTAAGAATATAATCAGCAAATATGAGACGATCTCAATTCGGGAGAGATAATACGCAAGGCAAGACATTGTCCGATGACTTCAGAGAATCAGTCGTCACAAGTCTGATATCAAGTGGGGTTTATTCACAGAGAAGAACAATCAAAGTTCCCATTAATAAGATAGAAATTATATCCAataatagaatatataaaatgtttcatataagAAGTCATCAGACAATGCTTTGCCCTGCGTATGATATCTCCGAAATggtattttttcacatttgctgattatatacttattgatgaaataaaatgtttttcaaccgCTTTTCTGAtactaattaaaatgtttttcgatCGCTTTACATTAGTATGCATGTTAGAaatgctgaggtggattgaaaatatatttcctataactacaggttcaatc carries:
- the LOC128184565 gene encoding wnt inhibitory factor 1-like, with translation MKGLSRHLVFFSICFSLIGETRSGGHECYVNSDCGANAFCNNNDYCECEIGFYDFYPLTTALSDGCLGNCDELGRTNQCEGITQCILTPQGYGECTCPENTFGPPKCRGDCESSLQCGFHGNCEGGKCVCFSEFEGKYCDVKTTSMKPRRNLYLLLGAAALPLILLVPAAFASSVSSG